The Prosthecobacter debontii DNA segment TCTACAGCTCGCCTCTTGTCTTCTATTGCATGATCCCGGATAAAGCTCGAATACTGCATCGCCGATTTCAGCAGACAGATGCTCCGGTCCCTGGCCATGCCGATGCCTCACAAACTGCAAACCCAGTCCTTCATAAAACTTCTGAGCGCGCTCTAGATCGGCAACACGCACAACGACAAGATTAAGGCGGATAGTAGGAGGCATCATTTTCACTTCCCTTTCTTCCCGGCCCCACGTTTCGGTTTTCCGTAGGTCACCTTCTTCGGCTTCGGCAAGACACCGCCGTCGTCGGCATTGAGGCCCGCTTGTTTCTTCAACTCGCGGATCTGGTCCCGCAGCAAGGCAGCGCGTTCGAATTCCAGCTTGGTCGCGGCTTCGGCCATTTCACCTTCAAGCTCGCGAATGACCTCCGTGACTGCATAATCGCCTCCGCCCTCGCGCACGACGTTTTCCTCCACCTCGCGGCCTTTGCCGACGATCTGTAGAGACTCCTGCACGGCACGCTTCACCGTCTGAGGCGTGATACCATGCTTTTCGTTATGCTCCATCTGCATCTGGCGGCGATAGCTGCTGATGCTGAGCAGGGCTCGGATGCTTTGGGTTTCTAAATCGGCAAACAAGACCACTTCGCCCCCCACGTGACGCGCCGCACGACCGGCGGTCTGAATGAGCGAGGTTTCACTGCGCAGGAAACCTTCCTTATCCGCGTCCAAAATGCACACCAAGCTCACCTCGGGCAGATCCAAACCTTCGCGGAGGAGGTTGATACCCACCAGCACATCACAATCGCCTTTACGCAGGCTGCGCAGGATCTCCACACGCTCGATGGCATCGATATCACTGTGTAGGTAGCGGACTTTCAGATCCAGATTGCGCAGGTAATCCGTCAAATCCTCAGCCGTGCGTTTGGTCAGAGTGGTGACCAAAACGCGCTCACCTTTCTCGATGCGTTGGCGGCACAACTCGATGGTTTCATCGATCTGACCTTTGAGCGGCTTGATGGTGATGGTGGGGTCCAACAAACCCGTGGGGCGGATGATCTGTTCGACCACCAGGGGCTTGCCCTTGGTGATGACATCGAACTTCTCCACCGATTGCGAACTGCCGCTCACTCTCACAGCCACACCAGGGAGAGCGGCGGGTTTGGTTTCTTCCTCCCCGATGCGCTCGCGCTTGTGCGGGATGTAATCCGTGTTTCCCACCACGCTGTTTTCTATTTCAAAACGAGCTGGCGTGGCGCTCACATACACGAGTTGGCTCGTGGCCTTCATAAACTCGTTGAACTTCAGCGGCCGGTTGTCCAAGGCACTCGGCAGGCGGAAACCATGCTCAACGAGGACCGTCTTGCGCGAGCGATCTCCTTCATACATCCCGCCGATCTGCGGGATGGTGACGTGGCTTTCATCCACCAGGCAGAGGAAGTCATCGGGGAAGAAATCCAGTAGAGTCCCTGGGGTCGCACCCGGAGCACGACCCGTGAGATGACGGCTGTAGTTTTCGATACCCTGGCAGAAACCCATCTCTAGCATCATCTCGATGTCATGCTCCGTGCGCATCTTCAGGCGCTGAGCCTCCAGCAGCTTGCCTTCCTTTTCAAACCAAGCCACGCGCTCTTCCATCTCCTCGCGGATTTTCACCACCGCTTTGCGCAGCTTATCTCCAGGAGTCACGAACTGCTTGGCCGGGAAGATGGTGTAACTCTGCAGCTTCGAAGTCACCGTGCCTGTCAGCACATCCACCACACTGATGCGGTCAATCTCATCGCCAAAGAATTCCACGCGGATGGCCTCGCTATCCAGATACGCGGGCACGATCTCCACCACATCGCCACGGGCACGGAAAGCTCCACGCTTGAGTTGGATGTCATTACGCTCGTAGAGCATGTCCACCAGCCGTGTGAGAAAAACATCGCGCGTCATCTGCTGGCTCACATGCACCGGCACCATCATGCCTTCATAGTCCTCTGGCGAGCCCAAGCCGTAAATACACGACACACTGGCGATCACCACGACATCCTTGC contains these protein-coding regions:
- a CDS encoding VOC family protein, whose translation is MMPPTIRLNLVVVRVADLERAQKFYEGLGLQFVRHRHGQGPEHLSAEIGDAVFELYPGSCNRRQEASCRS
- a CDS encoding excinuclease ABC subunit UvrB, with amino-acid sequence MSSTFQLNPELQPRGDQAQAIAKLVKSLREGNRHQTLLGVTGSGKTFTMANIIAEMGKPALVFSHNKTLAAQLYSEFKNFFPNNSVEYFVSYFDYYQPEAYIPRTDTYIEKDSSINDEIERLRLSTMGALLTRKDVVVIASVSCIYGLGSPEDYEGMMVPVHVSQQMTRDVFLTRLVDMLYERNDIQLKRGAFRARGDVVEIVPAYLDSEAIRVEFFGDEIDRISVVDVLTGTVTSKLQSYTIFPAKQFVTPGDKLRKAVVKIREEMEERVAWFEKEGKLLEAQRLKMRTEHDIEMMLEMGFCQGIENYSRHLTGRAPGATPGTLLDFFPDDFLCLVDESHVTIPQIGGMYEGDRSRKTVLVEHGFRLPSALDNRPLKFNEFMKATSQLVYVSATPARFEIENSVVGNTDYIPHKRERIGEEETKPAALPGVAVRVSGSSQSVEKFDVITKGKPLVVEQIIRPTGLLDPTITIKPLKGQIDETIELCRQRIEKGERVLVTTLTKRTAEDLTDYLRNLDLKVRYLHSDIDAIERVEILRSLRKGDCDVLVGINLLREGLDLPEVSLVCILDADKEGFLRSETSLIQTAGRAARHVGGEVVLFADLETQSIRALLSISSYRRQMQMEHNEKHGITPQTVKRAVQESLQIVGKGREVEENVVREGGGDYAVTEVIRELEGEMAEAATKLEFERAALLRDQIRELKKQAGLNADDGGVLPKPKKVTYGKPKRGAGKKGK